Proteins encoded within one genomic window of Phormidium ambiguum IAM M-71:
- a CDS encoding caspase family protein, whose translation MTRNIYALLVGIDKYPDSVPSLQGCVNDIETIEQYLIERFDKKQGYELLPPKKLLNSEATRQAIIDGFRKHLCKAQSNDIVLFYYSGHGAQEEAPEEFWHLEPDRLDETLVCYDSRLEGSWDLADKELAKLIHEVSANNPHITIILDCCHSGSGTKNPFQETGVRLASIDKRQRPLDSFILKLEELEKLSDSVSSESHPTGWKLPKGRHILLGACQDSQLAKEFNQGGKKRGAFSYFLLDTLQQANGKLTYRDLFSRTKAVISSRVLDQSPQLEISHPEDENQFFLDGAIAEKAPYFTVSYHKNYGWVIDGGAVHGVQSPSNSETTLLALFPFDSNTEALREPSKSVGEAKVTQVFPQLSKIEISGIENLDSDQKKTFKAVVISLPLPPLGVHFAGEEGGVNLARRAIQSVGLNNKPSAYVREEQDRTKAQFRLLCSNNQYLIARPADDRPLVAQIDGYTPENAFIAIQRLEHIARWNAIAELPSSGNGLINVGDVEMKLIFDEPNISQSGQMRLEYKHKDGNWEPPSFRLKLTNKSQKKLYCALVNLTDRFAVSTPFFDTGSVLLKPGEDAWASDGQELELEVPDELWKQGITEFKDIIKLIVCTAEFDARLLSQKELDFPRPTEKDPASPYQSSLNRLMNRVQSRDIKPKSQGKYDDWFTDAIAITTVRPLDPIPVSSTAEKELTEGVKLQAHPNLQAKVRLTTIPQVSRDLGNTILPAILREDPQVTQTFQFTTSRGTDPGLSVLELSEVKNYEVVTPNAPLKLLVDTTLGEHEHLLPVGYDGEFFLPLGRGKKTKNGTEIELQRLPKPFNQERSVQSSIKILFQKVLWGPLGLEFEYPLLRAAEVAPDETITYVTDKAKIKALVAKSKRILLYVHGILGDTDNMVKSIQRMKVTLNGKQRPLKEHYDLVLTFDYENINTSIEDNARNLKKRLEETGLKANHGKALHIVAHSMGGLVSRWFIEREGGNKFVQHLIMLGTPNAGSPWPTVQEWAIFALGIGLNSLSTVAWPVKVLGNLVSAIEAVDVALDQMKPGSEFLKSLASSPSDPGISYSVIAGNTSIKAMQEKGEQVNRLKRLMQKLCSRVVELPFFGQINDIAVTVQSIKSIPEKRKITPVIKEVACDHLTYFDHPEGLKALSKVISQQK comes from the coding sequence ATGACTCGGAACATCTACGCACTATTGGTTGGAATTGACAAATATCCAGATTCAGTTCCTTCATTGCAAGGCTGTGTGAATGACATTGAAACGATCGAACAATATTTAATAGAACGTTTTGACAAAAAGCAAGGGTATGAGCTACTTCCGCCAAAAAAACTCCTTAATTCGGAAGCTACTCGTCAGGCAATTATAGATGGATTTCGGAAGCATCTATGTAAGGCTCAAAGCAATGATATAGTTCTTTTCTATTACAGCGGTCATGGCGCTCAGGAAGAAGCACCAGAGGAATTTTGGCACTTAGAACCAGACCGACTTGATGAAACATTAGTCTGTTATGATAGTCGCCTGGAAGGAAGTTGGGATTTAGCAGATAAAGAATTGGCAAAACTCATTCATGAAGTTTCAGCCAACAACCCCCACATTACTATTATTCTTGATTGCTGTCATTCCGGTTCGGGAACTAAAAACCCATTTCAAGAAACAGGAGTCCGCCTTGCTTCTATAGATAAGCGCCAGCGCCCACTAGATAGCTTTATTTTAAAATTGGAAGAATTAGAGAAACTGTCTGATTCTGTTAGCAGTGAAAGTCATCCTACAGGCTGGAAACTTCCTAAAGGTCGTCACATTCTTTTAGGTGCTTGCCAAGATAGCCAACTGGCGAAAGAATTTAACCAAGGTGGGAAAAAACGGGGAGCTTTCTCCTATTTCCTATTGGATACTTTGCAGCAAGCTAATGGAAAGTTAACCTATCGAGACTTGTTTAGTCGAACTAAAGCTGTAATAAGCAGTCGGGTTCTAGATCAGTCTCCCCAACTAGAAATCAGCCATCCAGAAGATGAAAACCAATTTTTCCTTGATGGCGCGATCGCAGAAAAGGCTCCTTACTTCACCGTTAGTTATCACAAAAACTATGGTTGGGTAATCGATGGGGGTGCTGTTCACGGTGTCCAAAGTCCTTCAAACAGTGAAACTACTTTACTAGCACTCTTTCCTTTTGACAGCAATACTGAAGCATTGCGGGAACCATCCAAGTCTGTAGGTGAAGCCAAAGTAACTCAGGTTTTTCCACAGCTAAGTAAGATCGAAATCAGCGGAATTGAAAACTTAGATTCTGACCAGAAGAAGACATTTAAAGCAGTTGTTATTAGCTTACCTCTGCCACCTTTAGGAGTTCATTTTGCAGGAGAGGAAGGGGGAGTGAACTTAGCACGTCGAGCGATACAGTCAGTAGGATTGAATAATAAACCCTCAGCTTATGTCCGCGAAGAACAAGATCGCACTAAGGCTCAATTTCGGTTGCTGTGCAGTAATAATCAATACTTGATTGCTCGTCCCGCTGACGATCGTCCCTTAGTGGCTCAAATTGACGGTTATACGCCAGAGAATGCTTTTATAGCGATTCAACGATTAGAACATATTGCGCGATGGAATGCGATCGCAGAACTCCCCAGTTCGGGTAATGGTTTAATTAACGTCGGAGATGTGGAAATGAAACTCATCTTTGACGAGCCAAATATCTCTCAATCTGGGCAGATGCGTTTGGAGTACAAGCACAAGGATGGTAACTGGGAACCACCTTCTTTTCGGCTCAAACTGACCAATAAAAGTCAGAAAAAACTTTACTGCGCTTTAGTCAACCTAACAGATCGTTTTGCAGTTAGCACTCCGTTTTTTGATACAGGTAGTGTGCTACTTAAACCTGGGGAAGACGCTTGGGCTTCAGATGGACAAGAATTAGAACTTGAAGTACCTGATGAGTTATGGAAGCAGGGGATTACCGAGTTCAAAGACATCATTAAGTTGATTGTTTGTACGGCTGAATTTGATGCTCGATTGCTCAGTCAAAAAGAACTGGATTTTCCCCGACCTACAGAAAAAGATCCTGCATCTCCCTATCAAAGCTCCCTAAATCGTTTAATGAATCGAGTCCAAAGTCGTGACATCAAACCCAAAAGCCAAGGGAAGTATGATGATTGGTTCACAGATGCGATCGCCATTACTACTGTTCGACCCTTAGATCCTATTCCAGTTTCATCTACAGCAGAGAAGGAACTGACAGAGGGAGTCAAGTTACAAGCGCATCCTAATTTACAAGCCAAGGTGCGTTTAACTACAATACCTCAAGTTAGTCGGGATTTAGGAAATACGATCTTGCCTGCAATTTTACGGGAAGATCCTCAAGTGACTCAAACTTTTCAATTCACCACCAGTCGCGGCACCGATCCGGGTTTAAGCGTACTTGAATTGAGTGAAGTTAAAAACTACGAAGTTGTTACTCCTAATGCGCCTTTAAAGTTATTGGTTGACACAACATTAGGAGAACATGAACATCTCTTACCTGTGGGTTATGATGGTGAATTTTTCCTACCACTAGGGCGGGGTAAAAAAACTAAAAATGGTACGGAAATCGAGCTACAGAGATTACCAAAACCATTCAATCAGGAGCGAAGCGTACAAAGCTCTATTAAAATCCTATTTCAAAAAGTATTGTGGGGGCCGCTAGGTTTAGAGTTTGAATATCCGCTTTTAAGAGCCGCTGAAGTCGCGCCAGATGAAACGATAACTTATGTAACAGATAAAGCCAAGATAAAAGCGCTGGTAGCCAAAAGCAAGCGAATTTTGCTTTATGTTCATGGGATTCTTGGCGATACCGATAATATGGTCAAGAGCATTCAACGAATGAAAGTGACATTGAATGGAAAACAGCGTCCTCTCAAAGAACATTACGATTTAGTTTTGACTTTTGACTACGAAAATATTAATACTTCAATTGAAGATAATGCTCGAAATCTGAAAAAGCGCCTAGAAGAAACAGGATTGAAAGCTAATCACGGCAAAGCTTTACATATTGTTGCTCATTCAATGGGGGGTTTAGTTTCTCGTTGGTTTATTGAACGAGAAGGCGGCAATAAATTTGTTCAACATTTAATTATGTTGGGGACACCAAATGCAGGTTCTCCTTGGCCAACAGTTCAAGAATGGGCAATATTCGCTTTAGGAATTGGACTTAATAGCCTTTCTACCGTTGCTTGGCCTGTGAAAGTACTGGGGAATTTGGTTAGTGCTATAGAAGCTGTGGATGTAGCCCTAGATCAAATGAAACCTGGTTCTGAGTTTCTTAAATCTCTAGCTTCGAGTCCTAGCGATCCAGGTATTTCCTACTCAGTAATTGCTGGTAATACTTCGATTAAAGCGATGCAGGAAAAAGGGGAACAAGTAAATCGATTAAAGAGGTTGATGCAAAAGTTATGCAGTCGAGTTGTCGAGTTACCTTTCTTTGGTCAAATTAATGATATTGCAGTGACTGTGCAAAGTATCAAAAGTATTCCAGAGAAGAGAAAGATTACTCCTGTGATTAAAGAAGTGGCTTGCGATCATTTGACTTATTTCGATCACCCAGAAGGCTTGAAGGCTTTGAGTAAAGTTATTAGTCAACAAAAATAG